One genomic window of Salvia miltiorrhiza cultivar Shanhuang (shh) chromosome 4, IMPLAD_Smil_shh, whole genome shotgun sequence includes the following:
- the LOC131023837 gene encoding calcium-dependent protein kinase 28-like yields the protein MGICNSTTRDSGPSSAPKPAAETAADAHHDKCNAAWPVAKIRPPFKSKKQEGSRHKPKDKQQKQRQSPHNVKNNSRRQNGSIPCGKRTNFGYDKDFDARYTIGKLLGHGQFGYTYVAVDNRNGDHVAVKRIEKNKMVLPIAVEDVKREVEILKELAGHENVVQFHNAFDDDSYVYIVMELCEGGELLDRILSKKDNRYAEKDAAIVVRQMLKVAAECHLHGLVHRDLKPENFLFKSAKEDSPLKATDFGLSDFIRPGKKFNDIVGSAYYVAPEVLKRRSGPESDVWSIGVITYILLCGRRPFWDKTEDGIFKEVLRNKPDFRRKPWPTISDAAKDFVRKLLVKDPHARLTAAQALSHPWVREGGEASDIPLDISVLANMRRFVTYNRLKQFALRALAGTIDKEELADLRDQFDAIDVDKNGAISLEEMRQALAKDLPWKLKESRVVEILQAIDSNTDGLVDFSEFVAATVHVNQLEEHNSEKWQQRSRTAFEKFDVDKDGFITPEEIKMHTGLRGSIDMLLEEADIDKDGKISLSEFRRLLRTASMSSTSVTPRANQHRRKM from the exons ATGGGTATCTGTAATTCCACCACCAGGGACAGCGGCCCCAGCAGCGCCCCGAAACCCGCGGCCGAAACCGCCGCCGACGCCCACCACGATAAATGTAACGCCGCCTGGCCTGTCGCCAAGATACGCCCCCCGTTCAAATCAAAAAAGCAAGAGGGGTCTCGTCATAAGCCCAAGGATAAACAACAGAAGCAGAGGCAGTCTCCGCATAATGTGAAGAATAACTCTAGAAGGCAGAATGGGTCGATCCCTTGTGGGAAAAGAACCAATTTTGGGTACGACAAGGATTTTGATGCGAGGTACACGATTGGGAAATTGCTGGGCCATGGCCAATTTGGTTATACGTATGTTGCAGTTGATAACCGCAATGGAGATCATGTTGCTGTCAAGAGAATTGAAAAGAACAAG ATGGTTCTCCCAATTGCTGTTGAGGATGTCAAGAGAGAAGTCGAGATATTGAAAGAATTAGCAGGTCATGAGAATGTGGTTCAGTTCCATAATGCTTTCGATGATGattcatatgtatatatagttaTGGA GTTATGTGAGGGTGGAGAGTTACTAGACCGTATATTATCTAA AAAAGATAACCGTTATGCAGAGAAAGATGCAGCAATTGTTGTAAGGCAGATGCTGAAAGTTGCAGCAGAATGCCACTTACATGGTTTGGTACACCGTGATTTGAAGCCCGAG AACTTCTTGTTTAAGTCGGCAAAAGAGGATTCACCATTGAAAGCTACCGATTTTGGACTTTCGGACTTCATAAGACCTG GAAAGAAGTTCAACGACATTGTTGGGAGTGCATATTATGTTGCTCCAGAGGTATTGAAACGTAGGTCAGGCCCAGAATCAGATGTGTGGAGCATAGGTGTAATTACTTACATTTTGCTTTGTGGCCGTCGGCCCTTCTGGGATAAAACTGAGGATGGCATCTTTAAGGAG GTTCTTAGAAACAAGCCTGATTTTCGGCGGAAACCATGGCCAACCATAAGTGATGCCGCTAAAGATTTCGTGAGGAAGTTGCTAGTGAAAGATCCTCATGCAAGACTTACTGCTGCCCAAGCTTTAT CTCATCCATGGGTTCGAGAAGGAGGTGAAGCTTCAGATATTCCACTAGACATATCCGTTCTAGCCAACATGCGACGCTTTGTGACGTACAACAGATTGAAGCAGTTTGCCCTTCGG GCATTGGCTGGCACAATTGACAAGGAAGAGCTGGCTGATCTACGAGATCAGTTTGATGCAATTGATGTGGATAAAAATGGAGCCATCAGTCTCGAAGAAATGAGACAG GCCTTGGCAAAGGATCTTCCTTGGAAGTTGAAAGAATCACGCGTTGTTGAAATCCTTCAAGCG ATTGATAGTAATACTGATGGACTAGTAGATTTCTCGGAGTTTGTAGCAGCAACGGTTCATGTGAATCAGCTGGAGGAACACAATTCAGAAAAATGGCAGCAGAGGTCCAGGACTGCTTTTGAAAAATTCGACGTTGACAAAGATGGATTTATAACACCAGAGGAAATCAAAATG CACACGGGTCTGAGGGGTTCGATAGACATGCTTCTAGAAGAAGCGGATATCGACAAAGACGGGAAGATCAGCTTGTCGGAATTCCGCAGGCTCTTGAGAACTGCAAGTATGAGCTCAACCAGTGTCACTCCAAGAGCTAATCAACATCGACGAAAGATGTAA
- the LOC131023836 gene encoding protein DETOXIFICATION 14-like isoform X2 translates to MEEGEPLLDEKIVGTKWEVLVEEVRRLSYIAMPMVVVSVSQYLLRAASMMMLGHLGELALSSAAIATSLSNVTGFSLLSGMACALETLCGQAYGAGQYRKLSTYTYGATVGLFLACIPVSLVWIYTENILLLTGQDPAISAEAGNYSIWLIPSLFPYAILQSLVRFLQTQSLILPMLFSTLATLLIHLPISWAFIFKTDLGSAGAALSIGVSYWLNVIFLGLYVNYSPKCAKTRASFSKDVFWTMGEFFRFAIPSAVMVCLEWWTFEIVILLAGLLPNPQQETSVLSICTRISNELGAGKPRAAQLVVCAVLLLSVVEFVISGSVIFWCRNVLGYAFSNEKSVVSYVADMIPLLCISIVMEGPQAVLSGVARGSGWQHIGAYVNLGAYYVVGIPVALLLGFVVHLNGKGLWCGLIGGATTQSILLGLITFRIDWNKQAIQARNRIFHENVITHVT, encoded by the exons ATGGAAGAGGGAGAGCCCCTTCTTGACGAAAAAATCGTTGGTACAAAATGGGAGGTTTTGGTGGAAGAGGTGAGAAGGCTAAGCTACATAGCCATGCCCATGGTGGTTGTGTCGGTGTCGCAGTACCTGTTGCGGGCGGCCTCCATGATGATGCTCGGCCATCTCGGCGAACTCGCTCTTTCCAGCGCCGCCATCGCCACTTCTCTTTCCAACGTCACAGGATTCAGCCTCCTC TCTGGAATGGCTTGTGCACTCGAGACTCTATGCGGGCAGGCCTACGGAGCAGGCCAATATCGGAAACTCTCCACTTACACTTACGGTGCCACCGTTGGGCTTTTTTTGGCTTGTATACCAGTATCCCTTGTATGGATCTACACAGAAAATATTTTGCTTTTAACTGGCCAAGATCCCGCCATCTCCGCTGAAGCTGGCAACTACTCCATTTGGCTCATCCCTTCGCTCTTCCCCTACGCCATTCTTCAGTCTTTGGTTCGCTTTCTGCAGACTCAGAGCTTGATACTTCCTATGCTTTTTAGCACCTTAGCCACTCTCCTCATCCACCTCCCTATTTCTTGGGCTTTCATATTCAAGACTGATCTCGGAAGTGCCGGAGCAGCACTTTCTATAGGCGTCTCCTATTGGTTGAATGTCATCTTCCTCGGACTTTATGTCAACTACTCTCCAAAATGTGCTAAAACTCGCGCTTCCTTCTCTAAGGATGTGTTCTGGACTATGGGGGAGTTCTTTCGGTTTGCCATCCCCTCTGCTGTCATGGTCTG TTTGGAGTGGTGGACGTTTGAGATAGTCATATTGCTTGCTGGGCTGTTACCGAATCCACAGCAAGAGACGTCGGTGCTATCCATATG CACGCGTATCTCTAATGAGCTGGGAGCTGGGAAGCCACGGGCGGCTCAGCTAGTTGTATGTGCTGTGTTGCTTCTGTCAGTTGTGGAGTTTGTTATATCAGGCAGTGTCATATTTTGGTGTCGTAATGTATTGGGATATGCATTCAGTAACGAGAAGAGCGTGGTGTCGTATGTGGCAGACATGATTCCTTTGCTTTGCATCTCTATCGTAATGGAGGGCCCACAAGCAGTCCTCTCAG gagtggCTAGAGGCAGCGGATGGCAGCACATAGGGGCGTACGTGAACCTTGGGGCGTATTATGTGGTGGGGATTCCAGTAGCATTGCTACTTGGGTTTGTGGTGCATTTGAATGGGAAGGGGCTGTGGTGCGGATTGATAGGAGGTGCTACTACACAATCTATCTTGCTCGGGCTCATCACATTCCGCATTGATTGGAACAAGCAG GCAATTCAAGCAAGAAACAGAATATTCCATGAAAATGTCATCACTCACGTCACCTGA
- the LOC131023836 gene encoding protein DETOXIFICATION 14-like isoform X1: MEEGEPLLDEKIVGTKWEVLVEEVRRLSYIAMPMVVVSVSQYLLRAASMMMLGHLGELALSSAAIATSLSNVTGFSLLSGMACALETLCGQAYGAGQYRKLSTYTYGATVGLFLACIPVSLVWIYTENILLLTGQDPAISAEAGNYSIWLIPSLFPYAILQSLVRFLQTQSLILPMLFSTLATLLIHLPISWAFIFKTDLGSAGAALSIGVSYWLNVIFLGLYVNYSPKCAKTRASFSKDVFWTMGEFFRFAIPSAVMVCLEWWTFEIVILLAGLLPNPQQETSVLSICLTIETIHFLVPYSFGAAASTRISNELGAGKPRAAQLVVCAVLLLSVVEFVISGSVIFWCRNVLGYAFSNEKSVVSYVADMIPLLCISIVMEGPQAVLSGVARGSGWQHIGAYVNLGAYYVVGIPVALLLGFVVHLNGKGLWCGLIGGATTQSILLGLITFRIDWNKQAIQARNRIFHENVITHVT, translated from the exons ATGGAAGAGGGAGAGCCCCTTCTTGACGAAAAAATCGTTGGTACAAAATGGGAGGTTTTGGTGGAAGAGGTGAGAAGGCTAAGCTACATAGCCATGCCCATGGTGGTTGTGTCGGTGTCGCAGTACCTGTTGCGGGCGGCCTCCATGATGATGCTCGGCCATCTCGGCGAACTCGCTCTTTCCAGCGCCGCCATCGCCACTTCTCTTTCCAACGTCACAGGATTCAGCCTCCTC TCTGGAATGGCTTGTGCACTCGAGACTCTATGCGGGCAGGCCTACGGAGCAGGCCAATATCGGAAACTCTCCACTTACACTTACGGTGCCACCGTTGGGCTTTTTTTGGCTTGTATACCAGTATCCCTTGTATGGATCTACACAGAAAATATTTTGCTTTTAACTGGCCAAGATCCCGCCATCTCCGCTGAAGCTGGCAACTACTCCATTTGGCTCATCCCTTCGCTCTTCCCCTACGCCATTCTTCAGTCTTTGGTTCGCTTTCTGCAGACTCAGAGCTTGATACTTCCTATGCTTTTTAGCACCTTAGCCACTCTCCTCATCCACCTCCCTATTTCTTGGGCTTTCATATTCAAGACTGATCTCGGAAGTGCCGGAGCAGCACTTTCTATAGGCGTCTCCTATTGGTTGAATGTCATCTTCCTCGGACTTTATGTCAACTACTCTCCAAAATGTGCTAAAACTCGCGCTTCCTTCTCTAAGGATGTGTTCTGGACTATGGGGGAGTTCTTTCGGTTTGCCATCCCCTCTGCTGTCATGGTCTG TTTGGAGTGGTGGACGTTTGAGATAGTCATATTGCTTGCTGGGCTGTTACCGAATCCACAGCAAGAGACGTCGGTGCTATCCATATG CCTGACAATTGAAACCATACACTTTCTTGTGCCATATTCGTTTGGTGCTGCTGCAAG CACGCGTATCTCTAATGAGCTGGGAGCTGGGAAGCCACGGGCGGCTCAGCTAGTTGTATGTGCTGTGTTGCTTCTGTCAGTTGTGGAGTTTGTTATATCAGGCAGTGTCATATTTTGGTGTCGTAATGTATTGGGATATGCATTCAGTAACGAGAAGAGCGTGGTGTCGTATGTGGCAGACATGATTCCTTTGCTTTGCATCTCTATCGTAATGGAGGGCCCACAAGCAGTCCTCTCAG gagtggCTAGAGGCAGCGGATGGCAGCACATAGGGGCGTACGTGAACCTTGGGGCGTATTATGTGGTGGGGATTCCAGTAGCATTGCTACTTGGGTTTGTGGTGCATTTGAATGGGAAGGGGCTGTGGTGCGGATTGATAGGAGGTGCTACTACACAATCTATCTTGCTCGGGCTCATCACATTCCGCATTGATTGGAACAAGCAG GCAATTCAAGCAAGAAACAGAATATTCCATGAAAATGTCATCACTCACGTCACCTGA
- the LOC131023524 gene encoding uncharacterized protein LOC131023524: MDLLQVMKEFHTHGRIPRGGNSSFIVLIPKKEEACSLDEFRPISLITSLYKVMAKILANRLRLVMDSIVSDNQSAFIGGRFILDGVVILNEAIAEAKKRGKGRIVFKIDFAKAYDSVEWDFLDIMMDRLNFDPLWRKWIRGCISSASANVLVNGSPSGEFSLERGLRQGDPLSPFLFLIAAEGLHSLISRAVDRFLVQPAVIGRENLKISHLQYADDTIFLLGDDEDNAGAVKNILKIFQLLSGLSVNFNKSTLLGIEVDDSKVERMAVVLGCKVWRYLNGEGRIWARVVRSIHGEVEWGDQGPRCSGLGRSGFGWWPKIVAVGGDQNSAWFAEKVRRKLGNGGSVKFWSHIWAGSTPLKHAYPRLFHMSTNKEAMVSEMGKWEDGRWEWKFNWRRELLEREKAAVEDFLQFITNFVPSAGILDSWSWCGAKDGCYSTKEAYEAIRETRNEVSVQPPLEEILQKVWGMAVPHKAMFHPPFLCRLTFHTVRPARKGEEVGKVVRSFMELHVLADLEVEK; this comes from the exons ATGGATCTCCTCCAAGTTATGAAGGAGTTTCATACTCATGGGAGAATACCTAGAGGGGGAAATTCATCCTTCATTGTGTTGATTCCAAAAAAGGAGGAGGCTTGTTCGTTGGATGAATTCAGACCGATCTCTCTCATCACCAGCCTGTACAAGGTCATGGCTAAGATACTTGCAAATAGGCTTAGGTTGGTCATGGATTCTATTGTTTCAGACAACCAGAGTGCCTTCATTGGCGGCAGATTCATTCTTGACGGAGTGGTCATTCTCAATGAGGcgattgcagaggcaaaaaagAGGGGCAAGGGAAGGATCGTTTTCAAAATCGACTTTGCGAAGGCATATGACTCTGTGGAATGGGACTTCTTGGATATCATGATGGATAGATTAAATTTTGATCCCCTTTGGAGAAAGTGGATTAGGGGCTGTATTTCTTCGGCTTCGGCAAATGTGTTGGTGAACGGCTCCCCATCGGGAGAATTTTCTTTAGAGAGAGGACTTCGTCAAGGAGACCCCCTTTCCCCATTCCTCTTTCTTATCGCAGCAGAGGGTCTCCACTCTTTGATTAGCAGAGCAGTTGATCGTTTTCTCGTTCAACCGGCAGTCATCGGAAGAGAGAACTTAAAGATTTCACATCTGCAATACGCAGATGACACAATTTTCCTCTTAGGGGATGATGAAGATAATGCAGGGGCGGTGAAGAACATTCTGAAAATTTTCCAACTCCTCTCAGGTTTGTCTGTTAACTTCAACAAGAGCACCTTGCTGGGGATCGAAGTTGATGACAGTAAAGTTGAAAGAATGGCGGTGGTCCTGGGTTGTAAA GTGTGGAGATACTTGAACGGGGAAGGAAGGATATGGGCTAGAGTGGTGAGATCAATTCATGGTGAGGTCGAGTGGGGGGATCAGGGGCCTAGATGTTCGGGGCTAGGTAGATCCGGTTTCGGATGGTGGCCGAAGATAGTGGCGGTGGGGGGGGACCAGAATTCTGCTTGGTTTGCTGAAAAGGTCAGACGTAAGTTGGGGAACGGAGGGAGTGTTAAGTTCTGGAGTCACATTTGGGCTGGTTCGACACCTCTTAAACATGCTTACCCTAGACTCTTTCACATGAGCACTAACAAAGAAGCGATGGTTAGTGAAATGGGAAAGTGGGAAGATGGGCGATGGGAGTGGAAGTTTAACTGGAGAAGGGAACTattggagagagagaaggcAGCAGTTGAGGATTTCCTTCAGTTTATCACTAACTTTGTTCCAAGCGCAGGAATCCTTGATAGCTGGAGTTGGTGCGGTGCAAAGGACGGATGTTACTCAACGAAGGAGGCGTATGAAGCCATTAGAGAAACAAGGAATGAAGTGTCAGTTCAACCCCCTCTCGAGGAAATTCTGCAAAAGGTTTGGGGCATGGCGGTTCCCCACAAAGCAATG TTTCATCCGCCCTTCTTGTGTCGCCTCACATTTCATACAGTTCGTCCAGCTCGGAAAGGGGAAGAGGTCGGAAAAGTTGTTAGAAGCTTTATGGAGTTGCACGTGTTGGCTGATCTGGAAGTGGAGAAATGA
- the LOC131023838 gene encoding U-box domain-containing protein 21-like — translation MLTSWRRRRAKTNHRNSGGVPDLTIPNHFLCPISLHLMEDPVTLSTGTTYDRRSIETWIEAGNATCPVTNQVLRDLEPIPNHAIRKIIQDWCRSHGVHRIPTPRIPITSFEVSEIFARIFDANDEDRCRELVSKIKESAKESDRNKRCFVSNGAGRVLSAAFGAFSRKGCAEETVAVLAEILSAMMMLTPVLDEETSRNLSSPPSLQKIVWFLRFGSLSGRRNAVLALKSIVSFDEETVGEVVKMGGALEALVKLIKEPICPATTKASLVAMYHLVKQIEYSPSMRLAEMGLVQLLLEMVVEAERSVCEKALGVLDGMCSNEEVRERARENALMIPVVVKKVLRVSDMATEFSVSIMLKLVRSEEESAAVEALGAGAFQKLLLVLQIGSDEVTKEKVTELLKVLNRYRNRVECVDSLDFKHLRRPF, via the coding sequence ATGCTCACTTCATGGAGAAGGCGCCGCGCTAAGACGAATCATCGCAACTCCGGCGGCGTCCCGGACCTCACCATCCCCAACCATTTCCTCTGTCCTATCTCGCTCCACCTCATGGAAGATCCCGTCACTCTCTCCACCGGCACCACCTACGATCGCCGGAGCATCGAGACGTGGATCGAAGCCGGCAACGCAACCTGCCCCGTCACCAACCAAGTCCTCAGAGACCTCGAACCCATCCCCAACCACGCCATAAGGAAAATCATCCAAGACTGGTGCCGCTCCCATGGCGTCCACAGGATTCCCACTCCGCGGATTCCGATTACCTCCTTCGAGGTTTCCGAGATCTTCGCAAGAATCTTCGACGCCAATGACGAAGACAGGTGCCGCGAATTGGTCTCCAAGATCAAGGAATCCGCGAAAGAGAGCGACAGAAACAAACGATGCTTCGTCTCTAACGGAGCCGGCAGAGTTCTCTCCGCCGCCTTTGGAGCCTTTTCGAGAAAGGGGTGTGCAGAGGAAACCGTCGCTGTGCTAGCAGAAATCTTGTCTGCGATGATGATGTTGACGCCGGTTCTCGATGAGGAGACGAGCCGCAACCTCTCGTCCCCGCCGTCGCTGCAGAAGATAGTGTGGTTCTTGAGGTTCGGTAGTTTGTCGGGGCGGAGGAATGCGGTGTTGGCTCTAAAATCAATTGTCTCGTTCGATGAAGAAACGGTTGGCGAGGTTGTTAAGATGGGAGGCGCGCTAGAAGCACTAGTGAAGCTGATCAAAGAGCCGATTTGCCCTGCCACCACAAAAGCATCTCTAGTTGCAATGTACCATTTAGTGAAACAAATCGAATATTCTCCGTCGATGCGTTTGGCGGAGATGGGATTGGTGCAGCTACTTCTGGAAATGGTTGTAGAGGCGGAGAGAAGCGTGTGCGAGAAAGCGTTGGGCGTGTTGGACGGGATGTGCAGCAATGAGGAGGTGAGAGAGAGGGCGAGAGAGAATGCGCTGATGATACCGGTTGTGGTGAAGAAGGTGCTGCGAGTTTCGGACATGGCGACGGAGTTTTCGGTTTCGATTATGTTGAAGCTGGTGAGGAGTGAGGAGGAGAGTGCGGCGGTTGAGGCGCTGGGAGCGGGAGCGTTTCAGAAGCTGCTATTGGTGTTGCAGATTGGGAGCGATGAGGTGACGAAAGAGAAGGTGACGGAGTTGTTGAAGGTGTTGAATAGGTATAGGAATAGGGTTGAGTGTGTGGATTCTTTGGATTTCAAGCATCTCAGAAGGCCCTTTTGA